From Oryza sativa Japonica Group chromosome 4, ASM3414082v1, one genomic window encodes:
- the LOC4335969 gene encoding uncharacterized protein, whose translation MLKQWEGTCNRYGTFLLHIGQVQFSERNGPVPVVIDRTTTVSRGVGCTLLHLGMALGSGGEVVRRVGVACTAASMLNDTPGLLALLDARSQEQPLKILLKSVEDAKDFISNWKINKDVVEVDVCPALTLDEVGAIRRLFQVEKADKFLTGDVVKVKLGQYEAIQAARNLPELPVSAVCAILAAAEKGKNKGAADVGAQGQQKPSA comes from the exons ATGCTCAAGCAGTGGGAAGGAACCTGCAACCGCTACGGAACCTTTCTTCTCCACATCGGACAAGTCCAGTTCTCTGAGAGGAATGGACCCGTGCCAGTGGTCATCGACAGGACCACCACCGTCTCCCGCGGGGTGGGCTGCACGCTCCTCCACCTCGGCATGGCcctgggcagcggcggcgaggtagtACGGCGCGTGGGGGTGGCATGCACTGCGGCCAGTATGCTCAACGACACGCCTGGTCTCTTGGCGCTCCTGGATGCACGCAGCCAGGAGCAACCTCTCAAGATCCTCCTCAAGTCAGTGGAGGACGCCAAGGACTTCATCAGCAACTGGAAGATCAACAAGGACGTCGTCGAGGTGGACGTTTGTCCAGCCCTGACCCTTGACGAGGTCGGCGCAATCCGCAGGCTATTCCAGGTCGAGAAAGCTGACAAGTTCTTGACAGGAGATGTCGTCAAGGTGAAGCTAGGGCAGTACGAGGCCATACAAGCTGCCAGAAATTTGCCTGAGCTGCCTGTATCCGCCGTATGTGCTATACTGGCTGCGGCTGAGAAAGGAAAAAACAAGGGCGCAGCTGATGTTGGCGCCCAAGGCCAACAGAAGCCTTCTGCCT AG